TGTCGACGCCACCGCGCTCGCTCCCGGCGCACCGGGCGTTCCCGGCAGCGGCGTCCAGCAGCGCAACGACTGCGACAGCGCGGCCAACTCGCCGATCGCGGCGGTCGGCGCAGGCGTCGGCTGTCTCAACTTCGCGCGTATCTTCGGCGACCCGAAGAGCGTGGTGCAGAAGAACGAGTGTGATGTCTCCGGCGCCGGCAGCGCCGCCAATGTGGTCATCATGCCGATGACCGGCACTTCCTCAAAATGCGCCAACATCGCCGTCGATACCCGTTCAGCCGAGGATTCATCCCCCTTCGGAGTCCGATGACGCCGCCCGCTGCCGATCCGGGCCGCGGCCCCCGGGAGGCGGTTCTCCCGGGGGCCGCGGTCTCGGTGGTGATCCCCTGCCACGGCTACGGCCGCTATCTGCCGCAGGCCGTGGCCGGCGTGGTGGCCCAGACGTACGACGACTGGGAGCTGATGATCGTGGACGACGGCAGCCCGGACGACACCGCGGAGGTGGCCCGGTCGCTGATCGCCCGGCACCCCGGCCGGCGGATCCATCTGCTGAGGCAGGCCAACGCGGGGGTCTCGGCCGCCCGTAACGCGGGTATCGCGGCCACCGGTGGCCGCTATGTGCTGCCGCTGGACGCCGACGACGTGATCGCGCCGACGATGCTGGAGAAGACCGTCGCCGTGCTGGACCAGGAACCGGACATCGCGATCGTCTCCACCGATGTCTCGGCGTTCGCCGACGATGAGGACCTGCCCGCCCAGGTGCTGGAGCTGCCCGCGTACCGACCGGAACTGCTCCTCCAGCGACTGATCATGTTCTACTGCTCGCTCTACCGCCGCGAGGTGTGGGAGACGGTCGGCGGCTACGACGAGTCCATGCGCACCGGTGAGGACTGGGACTTCTGGATCGCCTGCGCCGAGCACGGCTTCACCGCCCATC
This genomic interval from Streptomyces asiaticus contains the following:
- a CDS encoding glycosyltransferase family 2 protein; translation: MTPPAADPGRGPREAVLPGAAVSVVIPCHGYGRYLPQAVAGVVAQTYDDWELMIVDDGSPDDTAEVARSLIARHPGRRIHLLRQANAGVSAARNAGIAATGGRYVLPLDADDVIAPTMLEKTVAVLDQEPDIAIVSTDVSAFADDEDLPAQVLELPAYRPELLLQRLIMFYCSLYRREVWETVGGYDESMRTGEDWDFWIACAEHGFTAHHLHEPLFGARNKDDGLHVEAAENDLAVRARIVANHPGMFKPVTRAWAHAVLEPRGQADERVPDDILTRAADMDQFLRSVLSLQRTARLQHRYIQRLEAALTGHRGGAPGAGSPATVP